The Stegostoma tigrinum isolate sSteTig4 chromosome 9, sSteTig4.hap1, whole genome shotgun sequence genome includes a region encoding these proteins:
- the LOC125455083 gene encoding cystatin-S-like → MAGWQCFLAIFFSVLVSVSAFPSQNVKDQQQIAQNVEDRPLERKVDTSNTELQSIIAFAIQEFNKKSSFIYKIVQYLKADVQAVEGSVYVFDIILGKTDCPVVKNAKPESNCQIIQTDGQAEFYLCHFIGWKTPDSDKKQILSSNCKKLDL, encoded by the exons ATGGCTGGCTGGCAGTGTTTCCTCGCTATTTTCTTTAGTGTTCTTGTTTCAGTGTCTGCTTTTCCTTCCCAGAATGTGAAGGATCAGCAGCAAATTGCTCAAAATGTGGAAGACAGACCTTTGGAAAGGAAAGTTGATACAAGTAACACAGAATTGCAATCCATCATAGCCTTCGCTATACAAGAATTTAACAAGAAGTCTTCATTCATCTATAAAATTGTGCAGTATCTGAAAGCTGATGTACAG GCAGTTGAAGGAAGTGTATACGTTTTTGATATCATTTTGGGAAAAACTGATTGCCCAGTCGTCAAAAATGCGAAGCCAGAGTCAAACTGCCAAATAATTCAGACTGATGGCCAGGCAGAG tTCTACCTGTGTCACTTTATTGGCTGGAAAACTCCTGATTCTGACAAGAAACAGATATTGTCAAGTAATTGCAAGAAACTTGATCTGTAA